One genomic segment of uncultured Desulfobacter sp. includes these proteins:
- the panP gene encoding pyridoxal-dependent aspartate 1-decarboxylase PanP, producing MSSSFSFFSLPVKSNWNQGQKNLRKTTRQLIANRKSLDRVFIRPEDENSKKTLVKYMEQILFGLHDFLNRHVGVTEEISINELAKNYMDVEISDHPQKNLGQVIEDIIEDIAPRAVNVASPYFVGHMTSALPFFMVHLKAITAALNQNLIKMETSKVLAVIERQVLAKIHRLIFKQSREFYRAHVQNTRTALGAFTSGGTTANMTAMWVARNRLFPPKDDFSSIEEDGLFKAMSVHQTDRVVILVSRRGHYSLRKASGILGLGNKNIIAMDVKPDHTIDIDKLKQTVRDLKQEGRTKIAAIIGIAGATETGTIDPLQQLADICEQEQIHFHVDAAWGGPILLSDTYAHLLSGIERADSVTIDGHKQFYMPMGTGMVYFKNPLALDAIAYHARYVNRKGSVDLGIKTLEGSREAACLILDASLKIMGAKGYALMIDHGIETARAFAERIEARPEFELVTPPVLNILTYRLVPMSFRQKMETARGQERKRLNQELDEINIRIQRVQREAGKSFVSRTRLKLVPEDDFMVVVLRSVIMNPYTTEDILDDILDEQEQIYHKF from the coding sequence ATGTCATCTTCTTTTTCATTTTTTTCATTACCTGTAAAGAGCAACTGGAATCAAGGCCAGAAAAATTTACGAAAAACAACCAGACAGTTGATCGCAAACCGTAAGTCCCTGGACCGGGTATTCATCCGTCCCGAAGATGAAAACAGCAAAAAGACCCTGGTTAAATACATGGAGCAGATCCTGTTCGGGCTGCACGATTTTCTTAACCGGCATGTGGGCGTTACCGAAGAAATCAGCATCAATGAGCTGGCTAAAAATTACATGGACGTCGAGATCAGCGACCATCCCCAGAAAAATCTAGGCCAGGTTATTGAAGATATCATCGAAGACATTGCCCCTAGAGCGGTTAATGTGGCATCGCCCTACTTCGTTGGTCATATGACCTCTGCCCTGCCCTTTTTCATGGTGCATCTTAAAGCGATTACCGCAGCCTTGAACCAGAATCTTATTAAAATGGAAACCTCCAAGGTGCTCGCTGTTATTGAAAGGCAGGTGCTGGCCAAAATTCACCGCCTGATTTTCAAACAAAGCCGGGAGTTCTACCGGGCCCATGTCCAGAATACCCGTACGGCTTTGGGCGCATTTACATCCGGCGGCACCACGGCCAACATGACAGCCATGTGGGTGGCCAGAAATCGGCTGTTCCCGCCCAAAGATGATTTTTCAAGCATTGAAGAAGACGGCCTGTTCAAGGCCATGAGCGTCCATCAAACGGACAGGGTGGTGATTCTTGTATCCCGGCGGGGGCACTACTCTTTAAGAAAAGCAAGCGGGATTCTAGGCCTGGGCAATAAAAACATTATTGCCATGGATGTTAAACCGGATCACACCATTGATATAGACAAACTTAAACAGACTGTCCGGGACCTGAAGCAGGAGGGACGGACAAAAATCGCCGCAATCATAGGCATTGCCGGGGCCACGGAAACAGGAACCATTGATCCATTGCAACAGCTGGCTGATATTTGTGAACAGGAGCAGATTCATTTTCATGTGGATGCGGCATGGGGCGGCCCGATACTGTTATCCGATACCTATGCCCATCTGTTGTCAGGCATTGAACGGGCAGATTCCGTCACCATTGACGGCCACAAGCAGTTTTACATGCCCATGGGAACGGGCATGGTTTATTTTAAAAACCCCCTTGCCCTTGATGCCATTGCCTACCATGCCCGGTACGTCAACCGAAAAGGCTCTGTGGATTTAGGAATCAAAACCCTTGAAGGTTCCAGGGAGGCTGCCTGCCTGATCCTGGATGCATCCTTAAAAATCATGGGCGCCAAAGGGTATGCCCTGATGATTGATCACGGTATTGAAACGGCCAGGGCATTTGCCGAAAGAATAGAAGCGCGGCCGGAGTTTGAACTTGTGACCCCACCTGTACTCAATATTCTGACCTATCGGCTGGTACCCATGTCCTTCCGTCAGAAGATGGAAACCGCCCGGGGACAGGAGCGTAAACGCCTAAACCAGGAACTTGACGAGATCAATATCCGAATTCAACGCGTCCAGCGGGAGGCAGGCAAAAGTTTTGTCTCCAGAACCCGGCTTAAACTTGTGCCGGAGGATGACTTCATGGTGGTGGTGCTTCGAAGTGTTATTATGAATCCCTATACCACCGAAGACATCCTGGATGACATCCTGGATGAACAGGAACAAATTTATCATAAATTTTAA
- the raiA gene encoding ribosome-associated translation inhibitor RaiA yields MNISITFKNVPSSDAVKSHIEKKLNKLDKMLDAPAEAQVVLSEEKLHSIAEIKLICDKLKIHARDEAEENNMYSAIDGVAEKIRIQITKFKDKQRRHLAGDKQSIKDEVFEPADSE; encoded by the coding sequence ATGAACATTTCAATCACTTTCAAGAACGTTCCTTCATCTGACGCTGTAAAATCCCATATCGAAAAGAAATTAAATAAACTGGATAAAATGCTGGATGCCCCGGCCGAGGCTCAGGTTGTCCTGTCAGAGGAAAAATTACACAGCATTGCTGAAATCAAGCTGATTTGCGATAAGTTAAAAATTCATGCCAGGGACGAGGCTGAAGAGAACAACATGTATTCAGCTATTGACGGTGTGGCCGAAAAAATTAGAATCCAGATAACCAAATTCAAAGATAAGCAAAGACGGCACCTGGCTGGTGACAAACAAAGTATCAAAGATGAAGTATTTGAACCTGCAGATAGCGAATAA